From Deinococcus detaillensis, one genomic window encodes:
- a CDS encoding sugar phosphate isomerase/epimerase family protein, whose translation MPRPITLFTGQWADLPLTELAPLAKKMGFDGLELACWGDHFDVQRALKEDGYVQNVLDLLAQHGLKVYAIGNHLVGQAICDPIDERHKAIVPAHVWGDGETEGVRQRAAQEMMDTARAAQKLGVSVVTGFTGSSVWHSIYAFPPTDQAYWQRGFDDFAGRFGPILDVFEEVGVNFALEVHPTEIAFDTATAERALEAVGQHPRFGFNYDPSHLAYQGVDYVGFLRRFPERIYHAHIKDVWWNHGSGEVGVFGGHTTFGDSRRFWDFRSVGRGDVNFEAIIVALHDIGYAGPLSIEWEDARMDRVFGATESADYTRKLDFPASDVVFDAAFAKDEA comes from the coding sequence ATGCCAAGACCCATCACTTTGTTCACCGGCCAGTGGGCCGATTTGCCCCTTACCGAACTCGCGCCGCTGGCTAAGAAAATGGGTTTTGACGGCCTGGAGCTGGCTTGCTGGGGCGATCACTTTGACGTTCAGCGGGCCTTGAAAGAAGACGGTTATGTCCAGAACGTGCTCGATTTGCTTGCCCAGCACGGCCTCAAGGTGTATGCCATCGGCAACCATCTGGTCGGGCAGGCCATCTGCGACCCGATTGACGAGCGCCACAAGGCCATCGTGCCCGCCCACGTCTGGGGCGACGGTGAGACTGAGGGCGTGCGCCAGCGGGCCGCGCAGGAAATGATGGACACCGCCCGCGCCGCTCAAAAGTTGGGCGTCAGCGTGGTGACGGGTTTCACCGGCTCAAGTGTGTGGCACAGCATCTACGCCTTCCCGCCCACCGATCAAGCCTACTGGCAACGCGGCTTCGATGACTTTGCGGGGCGCTTCGGGCCAATTCTGGACGTGTTCGAGGAAGTCGGCGTCAACTTTGCCCTGGAAGTTCACCCCACCGAGATCGCCTTCGATACGGCCACGGCGGAGCGGGCGCTGGAAGCAGTCGGCCAGCACCCGCGCTTCGGCTTCAACTACGATCCCAGCCACCTCGCTTATCAGGGCGTGGATTACGTGGGCTTTTTGCGGCGCTTTCCCGAGCGGATTTACCACGCCCACATCAAAGACGTCTGGTGGAATCACGGCAGCGGCGAAGTGGGCGTGTTCGGTGGCCATACCACCTTTGGCGACTCTCGGCGCTTCTGGGACTTCCGCTCAGTGGGGCGCGGCGACGTGAACTTTGAAGCCATCATCGTGGCGCTGCACGACATCGGCTATGCGGGGCCGCTGAGCATCGAGTGGGAAGATGCCCGGATGGATAGGGTGTTTGGAGCCACCGAGAGCGCCGACTACACCCGTAAGCTGGATTTTCCCGCTTCGGACGTGGTGTTCGACGCGGCCTTTGCCAAGGATGAGGCGTGA
- a CDS encoding Gfo/Idh/MocA family protein, which yields MSDYQRPLRLAMVGGGKDAFIGAVHRHAAALDGRYQLVAGALSSTPERSKASGAALGLPAERSYGTWEELLASEKGREDGAEVISIVTPNHMHFPVALAAVQAGFHVICDKPLVHTLAQAHELQAAAEQTQSVFAVTYNYSGYPLVRQAREMVRGGQLGTVRKVIAEYHQGWLAAGSEGKQADWRTDPARSGPAGALGDIGTHAEQLISFVTGLEMAAVAADLTHFVAGRALDDDASMLLRFEGGAKGILTVSQIEIGRENDLRLSVFGTKGSLSWRQEDPNMLVYDQLDAPRQLLTRGGPGLGAAATAATRLPAGHPEAFIEAFANIYSDVADDIWARQRGENIETLYPTLQDGVQGVAFVEKVLESAGMDGMWAKF from the coding sequence GTGAGTGACTATCAACGCCCTTTAAGACTGGCGATGGTCGGCGGCGGCAAGGACGCCTTCATCGGCGCGGTTCACCGGCACGCGGCGGCGCTGGACGGGCGCTATCAGTTGGTGGCTGGAGCGCTCTCCAGCACGCCGGAGCGCTCCAAAGCCTCGGGCGCGGCGCTGGGACTACCCGCCGAGCGCAGTTACGGCACCTGGGAAGAATTGCTGGCGAGCGAAAAAGGGCGAGAAGACGGCGCGGAAGTTATCAGCATCGTGACGCCCAACCATATGCACTTTCCTGTGGCGCTGGCCGCCGTACAGGCCGGGTTTCACGTCATCTGCGACAAGCCGCTGGTGCATACGCTGGCACAGGCGCACGAACTTCAAGCGGCAGCCGAGCAGACCCAGAGCGTTTTTGCCGTGACTTATAACTACTCCGGCTATCCGCTGGTGCGCCAGGCCCGCGAGATGGTGCGCGGCGGGCAACTCGGCACGGTTCGCAAAGTGATTGCCGAGTACCATCAGGGCTGGCTGGCCGCCGGAAGCGAGGGCAAGCAGGCCGACTGGCGCACCGATCCCGCCCGCAGCGGTCCCGCCGGAGCGCTGGGCGACATCGGCACCCACGCCGAGCAACTCATCAGCTTCGTGACGGGCCTGGAGATGGCAGCAGTGGCCGCTGATTTGACCCACTTCGTCGCGGGCCGGGCGCTGGACGACGACGCCAGCATGCTGCTGCGTTTTGAGGGCGGCGCAAAGGGAATACTCACCGTTTCGCAGATTGAAATTGGCCGCGAAAATGACCTGCGCCTGTCCGTGTTTGGCACCAAAGGCAGCTTGAGCTGGCGGCAGGAAGACCCCAATATGCTGGTCTACGATCAGCTCGACGCGCCGCGCCAACTGCTGACACGCGGTGGGCCAGGGCTAGGCGCGGCGGCGACGGCAGCCACCCGCCTGCCTGCCGGACATCCCGAAGCCTTTATCGAGGCGTTTGCCAACATCTACAGCGACGTGGCGGACGACATCTGGGCGCGGCAGCGGGGCGAGAACATAGAAACGCTCTACCCGACCCTGCAAGACGGTGTGCAGGGCGTGGCCTTTGTCGAAAAGGTGCTGGAAAGTGCCGGGATGGATGGAATGTGGGCGAAGTTCTGA